Part of the Scrofimicrobium sp. R131 genome is shown below.
GCGAGCGCTCATAGTGCTCAGAGGTCCGCAGCCCCGCCAGGTGGCGAGCCATTCCGCCGACCGTCGGCTCGTAGGAACGGCCGTTGTCATTGACCACCACAACCAGCGATCGATCCTGATCCTCGGCCATATCGTTTAGCGCTTCCCAGGCCATTCCCCCCGTCAGGGCGCCGTCGCCAATCACGGCCACCACCGACCCGGCCTGACCCCGGCGGCGGCGCTCGCGAGAGACACCGTCAGCCCAGGAAATCGCGGTCGACGCGTGAGAGTTCTCCACCACGTCGTGAGCCGACTCGGCCCGCGACGGGTACCCGGACAGTCCGCCCGGCTGGCGCAGCTGGGTGAAGTCTTTGCGTCCGGTCAGCAGCTTGTGAACGTACGCCTGGTGGCCGGTGTCCCAAATGATGGTGTCGCGCGGAGAGTCGAACACCCGGTGCAGTGCCAGGGTCAACTCAACCACCCCCAGGTTGGGCCCCAGGTGACCCCCTGTCTTGGCCACCGACTCGATCAAATAGGCCCGAATTTGCTCGGCCAAACTCACCAGCTCAGCGGCGGTAAGAGAGTCGAGGTCACGGGGGGTTTGGATCCGGTCCAGTAAGCTGCGCATAGGTCGAGTCTAGTCAAGCATCACAGTTTTTCTATTCCCGATGTGCAACTACGTAATCAACTAGACTTGTCGCTGTTAGTACCGACCGCCAAAGATGAGGCAAGCGATGAGCAAAGAAGTTGCATCCTACGGTTCCTGGATTTCTCCCGTAACCGCACAGAGCTACGCGGGTCGCTCGGTGACCCTCACCCAGCTCCGAATGGACGGACCCGACATCTACTGGGTCGAAGGCAGTCCGCGCCGCGAAGGCCGAAAGGTCCTGCTGCGACGCAATGCTCTGGGGCAAACCGGTGAGGTGCTCCCGCTGCTGGAGGGCTCCCGCCTCGTCCACGTCGCCACCCGGGTGCACGAGTTTGGCGGGCGCGCCTACGCGATCAAGAACGGACGGATCGTCGTGTCAAACGGCACTGACGACCGGGTCTACTACTTCGACACGCGGACCCTGCGGGCCCAACTGGTGCCGCTGACGCAGCTGGACAAGTGCCGCTACGGCGACTTCGAGATCGACGAGGCTCGGGGCGTCGTCTACGCCGTCTGTGAGGACCACACCGACCCCGATCACGTCCAGCATTCCCTGGTGGCAATTCCGCTGGATGGGTCCGGGGCACGCGACACCTCGAAGATTCGCACCATCTGCGACCAGACCGACTTCGTCTCGTCGCCCACCCTGTCCCCCGACGGGTCCAAGCTGGCGTGGGTCACCTGGAACCGGCCCGAGTTGCCGTGGACCAAGTCCGAGCTGCGCGTTGCCGCTATGAATGCGGCCGGCGAACCGTTCAAGCAGGTCACCCTGGTGGATCGACCCGACGTGGCCGTGACCGAGCCCCGATGGACGTTTGCCGGCGACCTGATCCACATTGACGACTCCAGCGGTCATGCGAACCTGTACCGCACCGAGGGGTTCACTACCAACGATGGCGAGCCGCAGGATGCCTGGGCGACCAGGTTGCGGACGCGGGTCCTACACCCGGGTCCCCGCAGCTTCACCACGCCCCGCTGGCACCTGGGTCTGCACAGCTTCGACGTGCTGGACAACGACCACCTGATCTGCTCGTGGGCTGAAGACTCCCAGTGGCACCTGGGCACCATTCAGCTTTCGAACGGGTTGATGGAAGAGTGGGACACCGGCTGGTGGCCGATTGGCAACGTGGCGGCCAGCGAGGGCCGGGTCGTCTTTGTCGGCGACTCTTCGACCCACTACCCCGCGATCGTCCGAGTCGACAATGCCGCGGTGAAGGTGGTCCGGACCTCGAACGAGGCCGAGATCGACCAGGACTACAACTCTCGCGCGGAGCACGTGACCTGGACGGCCCGGGACGGCCTGAAGGTGCACGGGTTCTACTACCCGCCGAACAACCCCCAGTTCACCGGCCCCGAAGACGAACTGCCACCGCTGATTACCATGGTCCACTCCGGGCCTGCGAACGCTGCGCTCCCGGGCTTGTCCCTGGCCAAGCAGTACTGGACCACCCGCGGATTTGCGGTGCTGGACGTCAACTACCGGGGTTCGACCGCGCTCGGGCGCAAGTACCGCGAATCCTTGAACGGCCAGTTTGGCGTGGCCGAGGTGGCCGACATTGTGGACGGCGTCAACTGGTTGGCAGAGCAGAAACTTATCGACTCCAAGCGGGTGGCGATTGCCGGTTCGGGAACCGGGGGCTTCACGGTGATGGCGGCGCTGGAGTCGACCGAAGTATTTTCGGCCGGCACTTCCCGCTACGGCTATTTGGATCTGCGCCGGACCCTCACCCACGCGCCCATCGTCGACGCCGACTACCTGCGGCGGCTGATGGACTCCTCGGACAGCTCCGACCCGGTCTGGGCTGAGCGCTCGCCGATCAATCAGCTGGCCCGGGTGAATGCCCCGGTTCTGCTGATGGGCGGCGCCAACGATCCAATCGTCACCCCGGACGAAATTGAAGAGGTGTACCAGAAGCTGGTCGACAGCGGCAAGGAAGTTGCGAAAGTCATCTTTGACAATGAGGGTCACGGGTTCGTTCGGGCCGACACCCTCGAGTCGGCCTGGCGGACCGAGTTGGCGTTCTACGCGGACATCTGGGGCATTGAGTTGCAGCACCCGGTGCCGGTAGAGATCGCCAACCGCGGTTCGCGTCCGGTCGTCAACCCCGTTTAGCGGCCTAGGCTGCCCGGTCGGAGCTGAACAGCTTCGGCAGGGCAGCCGTGCCGACGGCCGTTACCAGCCAAACTATCAGCGTCGCCAGCACCCAGGTGCCGGCCCCCCGGATGGTCATCCCGCTGACCACGAACGTGCCCACCAGCAGGGAGACGAAGACGGAAATGAGTCCAACCCCGCCAACCAGCACGGAAGCGTAGCGGTCCACCACCTTTTCAATTAGGGGCGATAGCACAGCCTGCGCCACCGCGAAGACCACGATCGCCAGGATAAAGCCCCAAAGGGTGAACCTGAAGCCGTCCAGTAGCCACTGGGCAATGAAAAGCCCCAGGGCTGACGAACCGAGAAAGACAACTAGTTTGCTGAGAATCTTGCCCATGCGAGCCTCCTAACCCATCTTCACCAGGGCTGGTGAAGTTCCTGCTCAATGTACTGGACTAAAGGGCTTTGGGCGAGCGCAAACCGGCGCTTAATCTCATGTGCAGTTTCTCGGGTCCAGTTGCCGTCCCCTCCCGTCCCGGTTTCCGCTCCGAGTGCGTCCACACCCCCGGTGTTTCCATTGCCCAATCTCCGCGGGGGCCTAAGATAGGGACATGGCACTTTACGTGATTGAGTATCGGTACGATGAAGACCTGTCTAGTCTGGTCAACGATTTTCGCCCGGCCCACCGGGAATACCTCCGCCGGCTTCAGGACCAGGGCAATCTGGTGGCCTCGGGCTTCCTGCGCGACGCGGTTTTCAACGGCGCGCTGCTGATCCTCAACGCCGAAACGGCCCAGCAGGCGACCGCGCTGCTCAACGAGGACCCCTTCGTCACCAACGGGCTGATCCACTCGTTCCAGGTGCGGGAATGGCACCCGACCCTTGGGTACCTGGCGGACGACTTCGACAAGACGTTCCCGGCGTCCTAAGCCGATCAAATCACCTGACACATCACCTGGGTCAGGGCCGCGGCCACCTGCCGTGGATGCTCGACGCAGGTCAGGTGGCGCGAGTTCTTGATCACCTGGAAGCTGCCGGCCGCACCCGGGATTTGGTGGGCCAACTCTTCGGCTTTCCCGGGGCTCATCCCCGCGTCCTCGTCCCCGGTGAGGATCAGGGTTGGGACCTGGATCTGCGACAGGTCCGCCCGCAGGTCGGTGTTCCCGATCAGCTCACAGCAGTACGCATAGCCCTCGACCGGACAGGCAAGGAATGTTTCGCGCGTCCGCCGGTAGCGGGACTCGCCCTTTCCCGCTCTGAATTCCGGGGTGAACCACCGATCCATCGTCGCGTCGACCAGGGAGGACATTCCTTCGGCCCGAACCAGTTCCGCGCGGTCAAACCAGGGCTCCGACGGAAGCAGCGCCGCTCCCGAATCGAGCATGGCCAACGAGAGGACCCGCTCGGGAGCCATCTCGGCCACCGCGAGGGAGGCAATCGCGCCGAGGGAGATGCCGGCCACGTGAAACCGGCCAATCCCCGCCTCGTCCAGCTGAGACAGGAGTACCTCCACCACGGTCTCCATTCGAGCCGGGCCCGAGGGTATTTCCGAAGCTCCGTGACCGGGCAGGTTCCACCGGACAATATGCCAGGAATCGGCCAGGTCGGCCACCACCTCGTCCCAGATCCGAACGTCTGAACCGAGCGAATGGGCCAACACCAGCGTGGGAGCCCCGGCCGGCCCGTCTTGCTGCAACTCGAATGCGGTCATCCGCTAGCTCCCCTCGTGTCGAAACCGCGTCGTGTAGCGGTAACACACTTCCATCAAAGCACTAATTGCCAGGCCGACGCCACCAATTAGCGCCCACTGCTGGGGGTCGGGCCACTGCAGGGCGAAGAACTCCCTGGTCCAGGGGATGAGCACCCCCAGCAGGGCGCCGGCCGCCATCACGCAGATCAGCACCAGGCGCCACAGGTTGAACGGGCGCGCGGTGATCCCGAGCAGCCACAGGGCCCCGAGGATCAGCGTCAGGGTCGCTCCCGTCTGGCCGATCTCCGTATGCTCGCCCAGTAGGAGGTATACGATCAGCGCGCCCGTGCCCATCAGCAGACCGGATGGCACCGCCAACCAGAGGGTTCGGCGAAGGAAGCCGGGGTGATACCGACGGTGGCTGGGAGCCAACGCCAGGAAGAAGGCAGGGGTCCCAATCGTCAGGGCCCCAATAAAGGTCAGTTGCCGCGGCAGGAACGGGTAAACCCAGCCGCAGACCGAAACGATCACCGCCAGCATCACGGCGTAGGTGGTCTTGGACAGGAACAGGGAGGAGACTCGCTCCATATTCGCGATAATCCGTCGCCCCTCGGCCACCACACCCGGCAGGACTGAGAACTCGCTCTTCATCAGCACGAGGCGGGACACCGCTTTTGTGGCCGGCGCGCCATTGCCCATGGCAATTCCCAGGTCCGCCTCTTTCAGCGCCAGGGCGTCGTTGACTCCGTCCCCGGTCATGGCGACCGTGTGGCCCCCACGCTGCAGGGACCGGACCAGCGCTCGTTTCTGCTCCGGGGTGACCCGGCCAAAGACGTCCACCTCGGCGGTGGCCCGGTCGAACTCGGGAGTGTCGATTTCGGGGAGAGTGCGCGCGTCCACCACCTGGAGCGTTCGACCGTCCCCGCCCAGGTCTAGCCGGTCGGCAATGGCCCCGACCGTTCCGGGGGCATCGCCGGAAATCACGCGGACCCGGACTCCTTGCGACCGGAAGTATTCCAGGGTCTCGGCCGCATCGGGTCGGATGTCTTCAGACAGTACCGCGATCAGCTGGGGTGAAAGGTCCTCGGGCAGGGGTTGATTCTCGGCAATCGGGCCGCCGGCCCGGGACAGGCATAGGGTTCGCTGGCCCCGGGACGATGATTCCGCCACCAGCTGGCGGGCGGCTTCCGCCGCGTCTCCTCGGGCGTTGGCCAGCAGGATTTCCGGCGCTCCGAACACCCAGCTGCCATTCGCGCCGCTCAAAGCCGACCATTTGCGCGTCGAGTTGAACGGAACCTCGGTCAGTTCCGTCGGCAGGTCCGTCGCCGACCAGGCTTGGCTCCGCAGCAGTTCCTGCACCGCCGTGGCGGAAGCGTTCGTTTCGTCGGAGGTCAGGCGGCCAAGCGCCCCGGCCAGATCGGCTTCCGAGGCGGCCCCCGGCAGAACCGTCAGTTCCTGCCCCCGAATCCCGCCGGTGGTGAGGGTCCCGGTCTTGTCCAGGCACAGCTCGTCGACGCGGGCCAGAATCTCCACCGCCGGAAGCTCCTGGACCAGCACCCCCCGACGCGACAGGGTGGCCGCCGCCAGTCCAAAGTTCATCGAGGTCAGCAGGACCAGCCCCTGGGGGATCATGCCCACCACCCCGGCAATCGCCAGGATGACGGCCCCGCGCCAGTTGCCGGCGTCCGCCCGAGTCTGGGACCAGACCAGGAGGACCACCACCACCGGAAGCACCACCATGATCCACTTGAGGACCCGGTCGATTGCCCGTTGAATCTCCGAGGTCACGACGGAGTACTTTCGCGCTTCAGCGGTGATCTTTTGGGCCCAGGAGTCGGCCCCCACCTGGCGCACCCACATTCGGCCCGAACCGGCCACTACCGCTGTCCCCGAGAGGAGCTGGTCGTCAACCTGCTTTTTTACCGGCAGCGACTCACCGGTCAGAATTGACTCGTCCACCTCCAGGCCCCGAGTGGATAGCACCGTCCCGTCGGCCGGAATTTGGTCGCCGAGGCGCAGCTCGACCAGGTCGTCCACCACCAGGTCGTCGTTGTTGACCGTCTGTACCTTCCCGGCGCGCAGCACCTGGGAGGTGGGGGCGGCCAGGACCGCCACCGAGTCCAGCACCCGTTTGGATCTGAGCTCAGAGCAGACGCCAATCGCCGCATTGATCACCATCACGAGCGCAAAGACCGAGTCGCGCCAGTCCCCCATCGCCAGCACCACCACCATGGCGGTGGTGAGGATGGCGTTGAACGGCGTGAAGATGTTCGACCGAAGAATCTGGCTGACGGGTCTGGAGGTGGTGCGCGGGACCCGGTTGGTCTGACCCGCTTGGACCCGCTCAGCCACCGCCTCGTCCGGAAGTCCATCCGGATAGGGAGGAAAGCTCATGGGGACCATCCTAGCTAGTGGAGGCTACTGCTCCACCTGCGGCGGGCGGGCCCGGTCCATTCTGCTCTTAATCAGGGAGGCCACCACGGTC
Proteins encoded:
- a CDS encoding prolyl oligopeptidase family serine peptidase — its product is MSKEVASYGSWISPVTAQSYAGRSVTLTQLRMDGPDIYWVEGSPRREGRKVLLRRNALGQTGEVLPLLEGSRLVHVATRVHEFGGRAYAIKNGRIVVSNGTDDRVYYFDTRTLRAQLVPLTQLDKCRYGDFEIDEARGVVYAVCEDHTDPDHVQHSLVAIPLDGSGARDTSKIRTICDQTDFVSSPTLSPDGSKLAWVTWNRPELPWTKSELRVAAMNAAGEPFKQVTLVDRPDVAVTEPRWTFAGDLIHIDDSSGHANLYRTEGFTTNDGEPQDAWATRLRTRVLHPGPRSFTTPRWHLGLHSFDVLDNDHLICSWAEDSQWHLGTIQLSNGLMEEWDTGWWPIGNVAASEGRVVFVGDSSTHYPAIVRVDNAAVKVVRTSNEAEIDQDYNSRAEHVTWTARDGLKVHGFYYPPNNPQFTGPEDELPPLITMVHSGPANAALPGLSLAKQYWTTRGFAVLDVNYRGSTALGRKYRESLNGQFGVAEVADIVDGVNWLAEQKLIDSKRVAIAGSGTGGFTVMAALESTEVFSAGTSRYGYLDLRRTLTHAPIVDADYLRRLMDSSDSSDPVWAERSPINQLARVNAPVLLMGGANDPIVTPDEIEEVYQKLVDSGKEVAKVIFDNEGHGFVRADTLESAWRTELAFYADIWGIELQHPVPVEIANRGSRPVVNPV
- a CDS encoding YciI family protein; the encoded protein is MALYVIEYRYDEDLSSLVNDFRPAHREYLRRLQDQGNLVASGFLRDAVFNGALLILNAETAQQATALLNEDPFVTNGLIHSFQVREWHPTLGYLADDFDKTFPAS
- a CDS encoding alpha/beta fold hydrolase, with translation MTAFELQQDGPAGAPTLVLAHSLGSDVRIWDEVVADLADSWHIVRWNLPGHGASEIPSGPARMETVVEVLLSQLDEAGIGRFHVAGISLGAIASLAVAEMAPERVLSLAMLDSGAALLPSEPWFDRAELVRAEGMSSLVDATMDRWFTPEFRAGKGESRYRRTRETFLACPVEGYAYCCELIGNTDLRADLSQIQVPTLILTGDEDAGMSPGKAEELAHQIPGAAGSFQVIKNSRHLTCVEHPRQVAAALTQVMCQVI
- a CDS encoding cation-translocating P-type ATPase, yielding MSFPPYPDGLPDEAVAERVQAGQTNRVPRTTSRPVSQILRSNIFTPFNAILTTAMVVVLAMGDWRDSVFALVMVINAAIGVCSELRSKRVLDSVAVLAAPTSQVLRAGKVQTVNNDDLVVDDLVELRLGDQIPADGTVLSTRGLEVDESILTGESLPVKKQVDDQLLSGTAVVAGSGRMWVRQVGADSWAQKITAEARKYSVVTSEIQRAIDRVLKWIMVVLPVVVVLLVWSQTRADAGNWRGAVILAIAGVVGMIPQGLVLLTSMNFGLAAATLSRRGVLVQELPAVEILARVDELCLDKTGTLTTGGIRGQELTVLPGAASEADLAGALGRLTSDETNASATAVQELLRSQAWSATDLPTELTEVPFNSTRKWSALSGANGSWVFGAPEILLANARGDAAEAARQLVAESSSRGQRTLCLSRAGGPIAENQPLPEDLSPQLIAVLSEDIRPDAAETLEYFRSQGVRVRVISGDAPGTVGAIADRLDLGGDGRTLQVVDARTLPEIDTPEFDRATAEVDVFGRVTPEQKRALVRSLQRGGHTVAMTGDGVNDALALKEADLGIAMGNGAPATKAVSRLVLMKSEFSVLPGVVAEGRRIIANMERVSSLFLSKTTYAVMLAVIVSVCGWVYPFLPRQLTFIGALTIGTPAFFLALAPSHRRYHPGFLRRTLWLAVPSGLLMGTGALIVYLLLGEHTEIGQTGATLTLILGALWLLGITARPFNLWRLVLICVMAAGALLGVLIPWTREFFALQWPDPQQWALIGGVGLAISALMEVCYRYTTRFRHEGS